A genomic stretch from Desulfohalobium retbaense DSM 5692 includes:
- the glmM gene encoding phosphoglucosamine mutase, producing the protein MSQELFGTDGLRGQVNIYPMQPEIVLRLGLAAGQYFRNGAKRHRVVIGKDTRLSGYVFESALTSGFCAAGMDVFLVGPMPTPAISFLTKNMRADLGVVISASHNPFMDNGIKFFDSDGYKLADSVEKEISSLVLDPSTNWEIPDSEQIGRAYKIQDSPGRYIVALKNSFPPQMTLDGMKVVLDCANGASYRVAPLVLEELGAKVVKVGNEPDGLNINRQCGSLYPEVTAQKVVETGADIGLALDGDADRLIVVDEKGRILDGDQIMAVCARDFLNKGDLPGNTLVATVMSNMALEVFMQECGGRLVRTPVGDRNVVEAMRHHGTILGGEQSGHLIFLRHSTTGDGVLAALQLLRIMREQDRPISELAGLLQPFPQELINVHVERKVPFDEVPAVQKGVTEAEKRLGDRGRVLLRYSGTEAVARVMVEGEDGELVASLAGDLAETLRVHLR; encoded by the coding sequence ATGAGTCAGGAGCTTTTCGGAACCGACGGCCTGCGCGGCCAGGTCAATATCTATCCGATGCAACCGGAGATCGTCCTGCGTCTGGGGCTTGCCGCAGGACAGTATTTCCGCAACGGGGCCAAACGGCACCGGGTGGTCATCGGGAAGGACACGAGGTTGTCGGGGTATGTCTTTGAAAGCGCCTTGACCTCGGGATTTTGCGCCGCGGGCATGGACGTTTTTCTGGTCGGCCCCATGCCCACACCGGCTATCTCTTTTCTGACCAAGAATATGCGTGCCGATCTCGGCGTGGTCATCTCCGCTTCGCACAACCCGTTTATGGATAACGGGATCAAGTTTTTTGACAGCGACGGGTACAAACTGGCCGACAGTGTGGAAAAGGAGATCAGCTCTCTGGTCCTCGATCCCTCCACAAACTGGGAGATCCCGGATTCGGAACAGATCGGACGGGCCTATAAGATCCAGGACAGTCCGGGACGCTATATTGTCGCGCTGAAAAATTCCTTTCCCCCCCAAATGACCCTGGACGGGATGAAGGTCGTGCTCGACTGCGCCAACGGGGCCTCCTACCGGGTGGCGCCACTGGTACTCGAGGAATTGGGGGCCAAGGTCGTCAAGGTCGGCAATGAGCCCGACGGGTTGAATATCAACCGTCAATGCGGTTCCCTGTATCCCGAGGTCACGGCCCAGAAAGTGGTCGAGACCGGGGCGGACATCGGGCTCGCCCTGGACGGAGACGCCGATCGCTTGATCGTAGTCGATGAAAAGGGGCGGATTCTGGACGGCGACCAGATCATGGCTGTTTGTGCTCGGGATTTTTTGAACAAAGGCGATCTGCCAGGCAATACCCTGGTGGCCACGGTCATGAGCAATATGGCCCTCGAGGTCTTTATGCAGGAATGCGGTGGCAGGTTGGTGCGCACGCCGGTGGGCGATCGCAATGTGGTCGAGGCCATGCGACACCACGGCACCATTCTCGGTGGAGAACAGTCCGGCCATCTTATCTTTTTGCGTCACAGCACGACCGGTGATGGTGTTTTGGCCGCCCTGCAACTTTTGCGGATCATGCGCGAACAGGACCGTCCCATTTCAGAACTGGCTGGCTTGCTCCAACCGTTTCCTCAGGAATTGATCAATGTCCATGTCGAACGCAAAGTGCCGTTTGACGAGGTCCCGGCCGTGCAAAAGGGGGTCACCGAGGCCGAAAAACGGTTGGGTGATCGCGGGCGCGTCTTGTTGCGCTACTCGGGAACAGAGGCTGTGGCCCGGGTCATGGTCGAGGGCGAAGACGGGGAACTGGTCGCTTCCTTGGCCGGTGATCTCGCCGAAACGCTTCGGGTCCATCTGCGTTGA